A stretch of Paludisphaera borealis DNA encodes these proteins:
- a CDS encoding enoyl-CoA hydratase/isomerase family protein, translating to MSIESRFVRLGELAHTRSGDKGDGSNIGVVARDPAAFQWLRDRLTPEAVADHLCGLGVGRVQRFELPNLLAFNFVIEHALGGGASRSLRLDSQGKALGTALLELRLEDPKPDGAHQTAFEETCAMTHALVKTDVDGPVTILTLARPAKRNALSRDLISKLRDELDRIAKTPRIRSVVLTGEGKVFCSGMDLKEAAADDASTEAQQAGVDAMHAFADLIRRLHTLPQPVIAAVNGDALAGGAGLMTACDVAVAVAKARIGYPEVLRGLAPVVVMHDLTSLIGGRRARQLLLSGEPITAEVAHAWGLVNEITPDDGCLAAAVELGKRYARGAPGAQAMVKKLLVETDGKPADLRGAAAVSAAMRGSEEAREGMRAFLEKRPPRWVS from the coding sequence ATGTCGATTGAATCGCGATTCGTTCGCCTGGGGGAACTGGCCCACACGCGGAGCGGCGACAAGGGGGACGGCTCCAACATCGGCGTCGTCGCTCGCGATCCCGCCGCCTTCCAGTGGCTTCGCGACCGCCTCACGCCCGAGGCCGTCGCCGACCACCTGTGCGGGCTCGGCGTCGGTCGCGTCCAGCGATTCGAGCTTCCCAACCTGCTGGCCTTCAATTTCGTGATCGAACATGCGCTCGGAGGCGGCGCCAGCCGGTCGCTCCGGCTCGACTCGCAGGGCAAGGCCCTGGGGACGGCGCTTCTGGAGCTGAGATTGGAAGACCCCAAACCCGACGGAGCCCATCAAACCGCGTTCGAGGAGACATGCGCCATGACCCATGCACTGGTCAAAACCGACGTCGACGGCCCGGTGACGATCCTGACCCTCGCGCGGCCGGCCAAGCGTAATGCGCTCTCTCGCGACCTGATCTCGAAGCTCCGCGACGAATTGGACCGGATCGCCAAGACGCCGCGGATTCGGTCGGTCGTTCTGACGGGCGAGGGGAAGGTGTTCTGCTCGGGCATGGACCTGAAGGAGGCGGCGGCCGACGACGCGTCGACCGAGGCCCAGCAGGCCGGCGTGGACGCGATGCACGCCTTCGCCGACCTGATCCGACGGCTGCACACGTTGCCCCAACCGGTGATCGCCGCCGTCAACGGCGACGCCCTGGCCGGCGGCGCGGGGCTGATGACCGCCTGCGACGTGGCCGTAGCCGTCGCCAAGGCCCGGATCGGCTATCCCGAGGTGCTTCGCGGCCTCGCGCCGGTGGTCGTCATGCACGACCTGACGAGTCTTATCGGCGGCCGTCGAGCCCGCCAATTGCTGCTGAGTGGCGAGCCGATCACGGCGGAAGTGGCTCACGCCTGGGGGCTCGTGAACGAGATCACGCCCGACGACGGATGTCTCGCCGCCGCCGTCGAACTGGGCAAGCGCTACGCCCGAGGCGCGCCGGGGGCCCAGGCGATGGTGAAGAAGCTGCTCGTCGAGACCGACGGCAAGCCCGCCGACCTCCGCGGCGCGGCGGCCGTCAGCGCCGCGATGCGCGGCTCGGAAGAAGCGCGGGAGGGCATGCGCGCGTTCCTGGAAAAGCGCCCGCCGCGCTGGGTATCCTGA
- a CDS encoding acyclic terpene utilization AtuA family protein encodes MDQQTNRRPIRIGNGAGFWGDSLDAPFHLARDGRLDVLTLEYLAELTLAILSHLRSKDPNAGYVTDFPPLLQRLAPILVEQADLKIVTNAGGLNTASCAAVCARIAAGNGLDDMPIGVVTGDDVLGRIASWRAEGVALDHMETGEPIERVADRLVCANVYLGARPIAEALEQGARIALTGRVADASLTVGPVVDRFGWKWDDWNRLAGASVAGHLIECGAQVTGGLWEGWDGMPDPAGIGYPIAEVAVDGSTVVTKVERTGGVVSRATVTEQIVYEIGDPSCYRTPDVDVDFTTVALDDQGPDRVLVRGALGRRPSEFLKLAAVYRDGWTASGMLAVVGRSAEAKARFAAGLAFERVRRAGFTLEHSLVECFGAGDVAPGVFRPEKPAEEVLMRVTVRDPSRAAVERFCRELAPLITSGPPGLAGYATGRPTVRPAFGYWPALVPRGLVDSQVEVRPSCDWVGREGDHVD; translated from the coding sequence ATGGACCAGCAGACGAACCGCCGGCCGATCCGCATCGGCAACGGCGCGGGCTTCTGGGGCGACTCGCTCGACGCCCCGTTCCACCTCGCGCGCGACGGTCGGCTCGACGTCCTCACGCTCGAATACCTGGCCGAGCTGACCCTCGCGATTCTCAGCCACCTTCGATCGAAAGATCCGAACGCCGGTTACGTGACCGATTTTCCGCCTTTGCTCCAACGGCTCGCGCCGATCCTGGTCGAGCAGGCCGACTTGAAGATCGTCACGAACGCCGGCGGCCTGAACACGGCGTCGTGCGCGGCTGTCTGCGCAAGGATCGCGGCGGGCAACGGGCTGGACGACATGCCGATCGGCGTTGTGACCGGCGACGACGTCCTCGGTCGGATCGCGTCGTGGAGAGCCGAGGGCGTTGCGCTCGATCACATGGAGACCGGCGAGCCGATCGAGCGCGTCGCCGATCGCCTGGTTTGCGCCAACGTCTACCTCGGCGCGCGGCCGATCGCCGAGGCGCTGGAGCAGGGGGCGCGGATCGCGCTGACGGGCCGCGTCGCCGACGCCTCACTGACCGTGGGTCCGGTCGTCGACCGGTTCGGCTGGAAGTGGGACGATTGGAACCGTCTGGCCGGCGCGAGCGTCGCGGGCCACCTGATCGAGTGCGGCGCTCAGGTGACGGGCGGCTTGTGGGAAGGCTGGGACGGGATGCCCGACCCGGCCGGGATCGGCTACCCGATCGCCGAGGTCGCCGTTGACGGCTCGACGGTCGTCACGAAGGTCGAGAGGACTGGCGGCGTCGTCTCGCGGGCGACAGTGACCGAGCAGATCGTTTATGAGATCGGCGACCCCTCGTGTTATCGGACGCCCGACGTGGACGTGGATTTCACGACCGTCGCACTCGACGACCAGGGGCCGGACCGGGTGCTCGTGCGGGGGGCTTTGGGACGACGGCCGTCGGAGTTCCTCAAGCTGGCGGCGGTGTATCGAGACGGCTGGACGGCCAGCGGCATGCTCGCGGTGGTCGGCCGATCGGCCGAGGCCAAGGCCCGGTTCGCGGCGGGACTCGCCTTTGAGCGGGTGCGGCGGGCTGGGTTCACGCTTGAGCATTCGCTGGTCGAATGCTTTGGCGCGGGGGACGTTGCGCCAGGGGTCTTCCGTCCCGAGAAGCCGGCCGAGGAAGTACTGATGCGAGTCACGGTTCGCGACCCGTCGCGCGCGGCGGTCGAGCGGTTCTGTCGCGAGCTGGCGCCGTTGATCACGTCGGGGCCGCCGGGCCTGGCGGGCTATGCGACGGGGAGGCCCACGGTCCGTCCAGCGTTCGGCTACTGGCCCGCCCTGGTTCCTCGGGGTCTGGTCGATTCCCAAGTCGAAGTCCGACCGTCGTGCGACTGGGTGGGAAGGGAGGGCGATCATGTCGATTGA